A stretch of the Leopardus geoffroyi isolate Oge1 chromosome B2, O.geoffroyi_Oge1_pat1.0, whole genome shotgun sequence genome encodes the following:
- the SOD2 gene encoding superoxide dismutase [Mn], mitochondrial, which produces MLSRAALSSSRTLVPALGALGSRQKHSLPDLPYDYGALEPHINAQIMQLHHSKHHATYVNNLNVLEERYREALEKGDVTTQVALQPGLKFNGGGHINHSIFWTNLSPKGGGEPKGELLEAIKRDFGSFDKFKEKLTTVSVGVQGSGWGWLGFNKEQGRLQIAACFNQDPLEGTTGLIPLLGIDVWEHAYYLQYKNVRPDYLKAIWNVINWENVTERYMACKK; this is translated from the exons ATGTTGTCCCGGGCAGCGCTCAG CTCGAGCAGGACGCTGGTGCCGGCGCTGGGGGCTCTGGGTTCCAGGCAGAAGCACAGCCTCCCCGACTTGCCGTATGATTATGGCGCCCTGGAGCCTCACATCAATGCCCAGATAATGCAGCTGCACCACAGCAAGCACCACGCGACCTACGTGAACAACCTGAACGTCCTCGAGGAGCGGTATCGAGAGGCGCTGGAGAAGG GTGACGTTACAACTCAGGTAGCTCTTCAGCCTGGGCTGAAGTTCAATGGTGGAGGCCATATCAATCATTCCATCTTCTGGACGAACCTGAGCCCTAAGGGTGGCGGAGAGCCCAAAG gggAATTGCTGGAAGCCATCAAACGTGATTTTGGTTCCTTCGACAAATTTAAAGAGAAGTTGACCACTGTATCTGTTGGCGTCCAAGGCTCAGGTTGGGGTTGGCTTGGTTTCAATAAGGAACAGGGACGCTTGCAGATTGCTGCTTGTTTTAACCAGGATCCCCTGGAAGGAACAACAG GTCTTATTCCACTGCTGGGGATTGATGTGTGGGAGCATGCTTATTACCTTCAGTATAAAAATGTCAGACCGGATTATCTAAAAGCTATTTGGAATGTAATCAACTGGGAGAACGTAACTGAGAGATACATGGCTTGCAAAAAGTAA